From a single Candidatus Latescibacterota bacterium genomic region:
- a CDS encoding ribonuclease HII — MSSRARSRFERLVDFDAGFIGSGDGMLAGVDEAGRGALAGPVVAAAVICRPHDDLLEVRDSKLISENRREFLFDLIKEKCLAYSVGIVGPEEIDRINILRATMIAMRQAILGLSVDPGIVLVDGRQLPETMIRAVAVIKGDGKSFSVAAASIIAKVTRDRMMRVSDAEYPGYGFVRNKGYGTKEHFEAIHSLGKADIHRKSFRTGQWG; from the coding sequence ATGTCCTCCAGGGCCCGGTCGCGTTTCGAGAGACTTGTAGATTTCGATGCAGGATTTATCGGATCTGGTGACGGGATGCTTGCAGGTGTGGACGAAGCGGGGCGGGGAGCGTTAGCCGGGCCTGTAGTCGCCGCGGCAGTCATATGCCGCCCTCATGACGATCTTCTGGAAGTCAGGGACAGCAAGCTTATTTCTGAAAACAGAAGAGAGTTCCTTTTCGATCTCATAAAGGAAAAGTGTCTTGCGTACTCTGTAGGTATTGTGGGTCCTGAGGAGATCGATCGTATCAACATCCTCAGGGCTACAATGATCGCGATGCGGCAGGCTATTCTGGGGTTATCGGTAGACCCGGGGATAGTGCTGGTGGACGGCAGGCAACTGCCCGAGACGATGATAAGGGCCGTGGCAGTGATCAAGGGCGATGGAAAGAGTTTCAGTGTCGCCGCAGCATCGATTATTGCCAAGGTGACCAGAGACAGGATGATGCGGGTGAGTGACGCGGAGTATCCCGGGTACGGATTCGTCAGGAACAAGGGGTACGGGACGAAGGAACATTTCGAGGCGATACACTCACTCGGAAAGGCCGATATTCACAGGAAAAGTTTCAGGACAGGGCAATGGGGATGA
- a CDS encoding YraN family protein, protein MDGTSVGNSGEKIAEEYLRLSEFTILEKNYRVAGLEVDIIAVDGACLVFVEVKTRRTSTFGDAVDAIHPGKMVRIRKAARHYISTNRVDRSYEEIRFDVVAIDHSSMRGEMLLRHIRGVL, encoded by the coding sequence GTGGATGGGACTTCAGTGGGAAACTCTGGCGAGAAGATAGCGGAGGAATATCTCAGGCTCTCAGAATTTACAATACTTGAGAAAAACTACAGGGTGGCGGGACTCGAAGTCGACATAATAGCGGTCGATGGGGCCTGCCTTGTTTTTGTCGAGGTTAAGACAAGGCGTACCAGCACTTTCGGTGACGCCGTAGACGCAATTCATCCCGGGAAGATGGTACGGATCAGGAAAGCGGCCAGGCATTATATCTCAACCAACAGGGTTGACAGAAGTTATGAAGAGATACGGTTCGATGTGGTAGCTATCGACCATTCTTCAATGAGAGGTGAAATGCTCCTGAGGCATATAAGGGGAGTTCTATAA